A genomic stretch from Bacillus sp. N1-1 includes:
- a CDS encoding LacI family DNA-binding transcriptional regulator, whose protein sequence is MATIADVADYTGLSRATVSRVINDYPHVSKDKRQLVHEAMKELGYFPNTSARNLRNRRTNLVAVLIPRLTNPFFTLILDGIEKVAEENGFQLIICQTKSSKKKELEFLNLLQTKQVDGVIFTSIENDWEQIQPYTDHGPIILCNEYHHDATVPMVRLNQVQGSYLGTKHLIERGHQRLAYCMGSTSGLSNDRRKGFFQAVDEAGLEVKSEWIFHDTYTMEDGVKTFNKILTLAERPTAIFTGGDEVAAAMVKEAKRNGLDVPGDMAILGFDDQPIASMIEPELTTIYQPGAEIGSRAMTIFIDCLKGKRERVRQSVMELPLSLIIRKST, encoded by the coding sequence ATGGCAACAATTGCTGACGTCGCAGACTATACCGGATTATCACGAGCGACTGTATCACGTGTCATTAATGATTATCCGCACGTATCGAAAGACAAGCGTCAATTAGTTCATGAGGCGATGAAGGAACTCGGGTATTTTCCAAACACGTCTGCTCGAAATCTGCGCAATCGTAGAACAAATCTTGTAGCGGTTTTGATCCCAAGGTTAACCAATCCCTTCTTCACTTTGATATTAGATGGCATTGAGAAAGTTGCTGAGGAAAATGGCTTTCAGCTTATTATTTGTCAAACAAAATCAAGTAAGAAGAAGGAACTTGAATTCCTCAATCTCTTGCAAACGAAGCAGGTTGATGGTGTGATCTTCACTTCAATAGAAAATGATTGGGAGCAAATTCAGCCATATACCGATCATGGACCGATTATTCTATGCAATGAGTATCATCACGATGCGACAGTACCAATGGTTCGATTGAATCAAGTTCAGGGGAGTTATTTAGGGACAAAGCATCTGATTGAACGAGGGCATCAGCGACTCGCTTACTGCATGGGATCAACAAGTGGACTATCCAATGATCGCCGCAAAGGATTCTTTCAAGCAGTGGATGAAGCTGGTCTTGAAGTGAAATCAGAATGGATCTTCCATGATACATATACTATGGAAGACGGTGTAAAAACATTTAACAAAATTCTAACGTTAGCAGAACGACCAACGGCCATTTTTACTGGTGGAGACGAAGTAGCAGCTGCAATGGTGAAGGAAGCGAAGCGAAATGGGCTAGATGTTCCGGGAGATATGGCGATTCTCGGATTTGATGATCAGCCGATTGCAAGTATGATTGAACCAGAGCTAACGACAATTTATCAACCAGGTGCCGAAATTGGTAGTCGTGCTATGACCATTTTTATTGATTGTTTAAAAGGAAAGCGTGAACGTGTCAGACAAAGTGTAATGGAGCTGCCATTATCGCTTATTATTCGAAAGTCGACTTAA
- a CDS encoding ABC transporter substrate-binding protein codes for MRILKNSKLLFIVLALIIVLSACSSSNNSSSNTSNNSGDENASSGDGEKVTLVYARGKDATGATDVMVEEFEKQNPNIEIEFREMPTDTGAQHDAYVTMLNAESSEIDVFDIDVIWPAEFAQAGYVLPLDRFIEKDGINMDDYNQGPVTAATFNGKQWAMPKFIDTGMLFYRSDMVSEAPKTWDDLMTQASELKGQDGTKFGYLMQAKQYEGLVTNAVEFVGSYGGAFIDENGEVVINSPEAIKGISKMVEIANSDFVPGNINTFTEVESHTAFIEGQSPFIRNWPYQYSLANDEEQSKIVGNVEVAPLPEGDAGSASALGGWMAAINNFTEHPQEAWEFLKFMTGEEGQKIDAIEGSHAPTLPALFEDEEIIEANPFFGEEGFQTALEAAVSRPVAPNYPEISEIIQIHISKAIAGEETPEEAAAAMEKEMNEKLEK; via the coding sequence ATGCGAATATTGAAGAATAGTAAACTACTTTTTATCGTTTTGGCCCTTATCATTGTTCTTTCAGCATGTAGTTCTTCAAATAATTCTTCAAGTAATACTAGCAACAATTCAGGTGATGAAAATGCGAGTTCAGGTGATGGAGAAAAAGTTACGCTCGTTTATGCTCGTGGTAAAGATGCAACAGGTGCAACCGATGTAATGGTTGAGGAATTCGAAAAGCAAAACCCGAATATTGAAATTGAATTCCGCGAAATGCCAACAGATACGGGAGCACAGCATGATGCATATGTGACAATGTTGAACGCTGAATCATCTGAGATCGATGTGTTTGATATCGATGTTATCTGGCCTGCAGAATTTGCTCAAGCAGGGTATGTTCTTCCTCTAGACCGTTTTATTGAAAAAGACGGCATTAACATGGATGACTATAACCAGGGACCGGTAACGGCAGCAACATTTAATGGAAAGCAGTGGGCAATGCCGAAATTCATTGATACTGGAATGCTTTTCTACCGCTCTGACATGGTTTCTGAAGCTCCGAAAACGTGGGATGACTTAATGACACAAGCTTCTGAGCTCAAAGGTCAAGATGGCACGAAGTTTGGTTACTTAATGCAAGCGAAGCAGTATGAAGGTCTTGTGACAAACGCAGTTGAATTTGTCGGTTCTTACGGTGGGGCATTTATTGATGAGAATGGAGAAGTTGTCATCAATAGTCCTGAAGCGATTAAAGGTATTTCCAAGATGGTTGAAATCGCAAACTCTGATTTCGTTCCGGGTAACATCAATACGTTCACTGAAGTAGAATCTCACACAGCATTTATTGAAGGACAGTCTCCGTTTATTCGTAACTGGCCATACCAGTACTCTCTAGCAAATGATGAAGAGCAGTCTAAAATTGTAGGGAATGTTGAAGTCGCTCCACTTCCTGAAGGTGATGCAGGATCAGCATCAGCGCTTGGCGGTTGGATGGCAGCCATCAATAATTTCACTGAACATCCTCAAGAAGCTTGGGAGTTCTTGAAGTTTATGACTGGTGAAGAAGGACAGAAGATCGATGCGATTGAAGGCTCTCATGCTCCAACGCTACCGGCTCTTTTTGAAGATGAAGAAATTATCGAAGCGAACCCATTCTTTGGGGAAGAAGGATTCCAAACAGCACTTGAAGCAGCTGTTTCCCGTCCTGTAGCTCCAAACTACCCTGAAATCTCTGAAATCATTCAAATCCACATTTCTAAAGCAATTGCAGGAGAAGAAACTCCTGAAGAAGCAGCAGCTGCGATGGAAAAAGAAATGAATGAAAAGCTAGAAAAATAA
- a CDS encoding sugar phosphate isomerase/epimerase, with product MIEIGVGLQLYTLRNECEKDFFETLVRVEAIGYEGVELAGLHGHKPQEVKSKLDELGLSVIAHHVPIERIENELEAVIEEQKVLGNTRIVCPWLPPERRSAEDYKKVAEIMKYASLVCSKQGMEIAYHHHDFELGRSIEGSDLYRILDAHDAIQAEFDIYWLNQVGHDPVEWMQKFAGRSPVIHLKDRSDDEREATVILGTGNIAIEEVIEQGHACGVQWWVVEQDDCDFDPIESVTQSYKYLREIQLKK from the coding sequence ATGATTGAAATTGGCGTAGGATTACAACTGTACACGCTGCGAAACGAATGTGAAAAAGATTTTTTTGAAACGTTAGTAAGAGTAGAAGCCATCGGTTATGAAGGTGTTGAGCTTGCTGGACTTCATGGTCATAAACCGCAAGAAGTGAAGAGCAAGTTAGATGAGCTTGGTCTGTCTGTCATCGCACATCATGTGCCAATTGAACGAATTGAAAATGAGTTAGAAGCGGTGATTGAGGAACAAAAAGTGTTAGGGAATACCCGAATTGTTTGTCCATGGTTACCTCCTGAAAGAAGAAGCGCTGAAGACTATAAGAAAGTAGCAGAGATCATGAAATATGCATCGCTCGTTTGTAGTAAACAGGGAATGGAAATCGCTTATCATCATCATGATTTTGAACTTGGTCGTAGTATTGAAGGTAGCGATCTATATCGCATTTTAGATGCACATGATGCCATTCAGGCTGAATTTGATATTTACTGGCTCAATCAAGTTGGGCATGACCCTGTTGAATGGATGCAAAAATTTGCAGGAAGATCACCAGTCATCCATTTGAAGGACCGATCAGATGATGAAAGAGAAGCAACGGTTATCCTTGGAACAGGAAACATCGCTATTGAAGAAGTGATCGAGCAGGGACACGCTTGCGGTGTGCAGTGGTGGGTTGTTGAACAAGATGACTGTGACTTCGATCCGATTGAAAGTGTGACGCAGAGTTACAAATATTTACGTGAAATTCAGCTAAAAAAATAA
- a CDS encoding carbohydrate ABC transporter permease: MNKKAGPMFYVFLVVFVFVVMFPFLWMLASSIKPLTELFGEKAFNPFTNNPTLQNYVSVFVDYPFPRYLWNSTVVATITTVYTVLVASFAAYSIARLNFKGKPIILGVVLSVSMFPQVATISPIYIFLKNLGLTNSYLGLIIPYTTITLPLSIWLLVTFFRKIPFDLEEAAKIDGASLWQTYWKVIMPLAVPGIFTTAILVFIAAWNEFLFALTINTADKFKTVPVGIALFQGQYTIPWGEISAATVVVTVPLVIMVLIFQRRIVSGLTSGSVKE; this comes from the coding sequence ATGAATAAGAAAGCGGGACCGATGTTTTACGTTTTCCTAGTTGTGTTTGTCTTTGTTGTCATGTTTCCGTTTTTATGGATGCTTGCAAGTTCGATTAAACCGCTAACAGAGCTCTTTGGTGAAAAAGCGTTCAATCCGTTTACGAATAACCCTACTCTACAAAACTATGTATCCGTTTTCGTAGACTATCCGTTTCCTCGCTATTTATGGAATAGTACCGTTGTTGCGACAATCACAACCGTTTACACCGTGCTAGTTGCATCATTTGCGGCGTATTCCATCGCGCGTCTGAATTTTAAAGGGAAACCGATTATTCTAGGTGTGGTGCTATCTGTTTCGATGTTTCCACAAGTGGCGACGATTTCACCAATTTACATTTTTCTAAAGAACTTAGGTCTTACAAATAGTTATCTTGGGCTAATTATACCGTACACGACGATCACGCTACCATTATCGATCTGGCTTCTCGTTACGTTCTTCCGCAAAATTCCGTTCGATCTTGAAGAAGCTGCGAAAATTGATGGCGCTTCCTTATGGCAAACGTATTGGAAAGTGATCATGCCACTTGCCGTGCCAGGTATTTTCACCACAGCTATTCTCGTATTTATTGCGGCGTGGAATGAGTTTTTGTTCGCCCTTACAATTAACACGGCAGATAAGTTTAAAACTGTACCAGTCGGAATTGCCCTTTTCCAGGGACAGTATACGATCCCATGGGGCGAGATTTCTGCAGCGACAGTTGTTGTAACGGTTCCGCTTGTCATTATGGTTCTGATTTTCCAAAGAAGAATTGTATCAGGTTTAACATCAGGTTCAGTAAAAGAATAG
- a CDS encoding iron-sulfur cluster assembly accessory protein, which translates to MIHLSEAAAAQVKEMMKQEEGDNLYLRVGVKGGGCTGLSYGMGFDTEMKADDQALDPQHGVTIIMDNESAPVLDGVKIDYKQNMMGGGFTIDNPNAIASCGCGSSFKTATNAGSPENC; encoded by the coding sequence ATGATCCATTTATCTGAAGCTGCAGCAGCACAGGTAAAAGAAATGATGAAGCAAGAAGAAGGTGACAACCTTTACTTGCGTGTCGGCGTAAAAGGTGGCGGCTGTACTGGTTTAAGTTACGGTATGGGTTTTGATACTGAAATGAAAGCCGATGATCAAGCGCTAGATCCTCAGCATGGCGTCACGATTATTATGGACAACGAAAGCGCACCAGTTTTAGATGGTGTGAAGATTGATTATAAACAAAACATGATGGGCGGCGGGTTCACAATCGACAACCCGAACGCGATCGCATCATGCGGCTGTGGTTCTTCGTTTAAAACAGCGACGAATGCTGGTTCGCCGGAGAATTGTTAA
- a CDS encoding ThuA domain-containing protein, which yields MLNVTVWNENRHEQTSEEVRSVYPNGIHGAIAVFLKEDFEVKTATLDEPEHGLSEEVLNNTDVLLWWGHIAHEEVSDEIVNRVHQRVLDGMGLIVLHSGHFSKIFKKLMGTGCDLKWREADEKERMWVVDPTHPIAEGLGEKIELDREEMYGEHFDIPAPDELVFVSWFEGGEVFRSGCTYKRGQGKVFYFRPGHETYPTYYHKDIQRVMKNAVAWAKPTTIPKPVYGNAKPLETIASK from the coding sequence ATGCTTAACGTTACAGTATGGAATGAAAATCGTCACGAACAAACTAGTGAAGAAGTAAGAAGCGTGTATCCAAATGGGATTCACGGTGCTATTGCAGTATTTCTAAAAGAGGACTTTGAAGTAAAAACGGCAACTTTGGACGAGCCTGAACATGGCTTATCTGAAGAGGTGCTAAACAACACGGACGTTCTTCTCTGGTGGGGTCACATCGCCCATGAAGAAGTATCAGATGAAATCGTGAATCGCGTTCATCAGCGAGTTCTAGATGGCATGGGCCTTATTGTGCTTCATTCCGGTCACTTTTCTAAAATTTTCAAAAAATTGATGGGAACAGGCTGCGATTTGAAATGGCGTGAAGCAGATGAGAAAGAAAGAATGTGGGTTGTGGATCCAACGCATCCGATTGCAGAAGGTCTTGGGGAGAAAATTGAACTTGATCGAGAAGAAATGTATGGAGAGCATTTCGATATCCCGGCACCTGATGAGCTTGTGTTTGTAAGCTGGTTTGAAGGCGGAGAGGTCTTCAGAAGCGGCTGTACATATAAGCGTGGTCAAGGGAAGGTCTTTTATTTTAGACCAGGGCACGAAACGTACCCAACCTATTACCACAAAGATATTCAACGCGTAATGAAAAATGCGGTTGCCTGGGCCAAGCCTACAACGATACCAAAGCCTGTCTATGGAAATGCAAAACCGCTTGAAACCATCGCGTCTAAATAA
- the dapF gene encoding diaminopimelate epimerase — protein MQEITYTKMHGLGNNYIYINTFEQPLNEGNLPQYAKEVSDVYTGIGSDGMILICPSDKAEVKMRIFNKDGSEGKNCGNGLRCVAKYAYENKLVSETKFAIETLAGLVQAEVHLVNDVVETVTIDMGKPQWTRGSLPMKGNAEEKVINEPIDFECQSLRMTGVSMGNPHMVMFVEDIHSAPLTTAGPYFTDHELFPESINVEFVEVVSSGEYHFRVWERGSGITQACGTGACAAVVAGVLNEKTPKGTKVTVHLAGGDLDITWDIDDHVWMTGPAVTISTGVYFVK, from the coding sequence TTGCAGGAAATTACTTATACAAAAATGCATGGCCTTGGCAATAACTACATTTACATCAACACATTTGAGCAACCATTAAACGAAGGTAACCTTCCTCAATATGCAAAAGAAGTGTCAGATGTTTACACGGGCATCGGATCAGACGGCATGATCTTGATTTGTCCATCAGATAAAGCTGAAGTGAAAATGAGGATTTTTAATAAAGATGGATCAGAAGGTAAAAACTGTGGGAATGGATTACGCTGTGTAGCCAAATACGCTTATGAAAATAAGCTTGTTTCTGAAACGAAATTTGCGATTGAAACGCTAGCAGGGCTCGTGCAAGCAGAAGTTCATCTCGTTAATGATGTGGTTGAAACTGTAACAATTGATATGGGAAAACCCCAATGGACAAGAGGGAGTCTTCCGATGAAAGGGAATGCGGAAGAAAAAGTGATTAATGAACCGATTGATTTTGAATGTCAATCCCTACGTATGACGGGAGTTTCGATGGGAAATCCTCATATGGTGATGTTTGTCGAAGATATTCATTCTGCACCTCTTACGACGGCGGGACCTTATTTTACTGATCATGAACTATTTCCAGAGAGTATTAATGTTGAATTCGTTGAGGTTGTATCAAGCGGTGAGTATCATTTTCGTGTATGGGAACGAGGTTCAGGTATCACACAAGCATGCGGAACGGGAGCGTGCGCCGCTGTAGTAGCAGGTGTATTAAATGAAAAAACGCCTAAAGGAACAAAGGTAACGGTTCATCTTGCTGGTGGTGACTTGGACATTACATGGGATATTGATGACCACGTGTGGATGACGGGGCCGGCTGTCACCATTTCAACAGGAGTATACTTCGTGAAATAG
- a CDS encoding sugar ABC transporter permease, whose translation MQTDIDPKEPIKVDKQPKKKKKKNNDAVVGYLLLAPALILILAISIWPVFQSFYFSLFDLRLNEPTKSEVHLDYQIDLDRYLQNYPFLVGAINSEIDNGNSSEELTEMKTTLENLDASIKENPQAAENYDVINEKLDKFENIPDDMKYVEIDESVAEDFTSSVKAINNDLMTINENGSLEKGDKIVGLSSALTEIVVEPNFIGFEHYKENLTDQRMWKSLWNTSVFTFISVLAELILGLAIALLINKAFLGRGLIRASILIPWAIPTAVAALMWKFLYDGQNGIVAKLFEDVGLIDRMAMLLTTDTGAMFSVIFADVWKTTPYMALLLLAGLQTIPSSLYEAASIDGANKWKQFVTITLPLLKTSLLVALLFRTLDAFRVFDLIYVLTGGGPANSTETISMLAYTLMFTQTNFGEGSAISVVVFICVAIISGIFIKLLGAELINDGTGKK comes from the coding sequence ATGCAAACAGATATCGATCCAAAAGAGCCTATTAAAGTGGATAAACAACCCAAAAAGAAGAAAAAGAAAAACAACGATGCGGTTGTCGGTTATTTACTTCTTGCCCCAGCACTGATCCTAATTCTAGCAATTTCTATTTGGCCAGTTTTCCAGTCATTTTATTTTAGTCTTTTCGACCTTCGTCTTAATGAACCAACGAAATCAGAAGTTCATCTCGATTATCAAATTGATCTAGACCGCTACTTGCAAAACTATCCATTTCTAGTTGGCGCAATTAACTCTGAAATTGATAATGGGAATTCAAGTGAAGAGCTGACCGAGATGAAAACAACATTAGAAAATCTCGATGCCAGTATTAAAGAAAACCCTCAAGCAGCAGAAAATTATGATGTGATTAATGAAAAGCTAGACAAGTTTGAAAATATTCCTGACGATATGAAGTACGTTGAAATTGATGAAAGCGTAGCAGAGGATTTTACCTCTTCCGTTAAAGCGATCAATAATGATTTAATGACGATCAATGAAAATGGAAGTTTGGAAAAAGGCGATAAAATTGTTGGTTTATCATCCGCACTAACTGAAATTGTTGTTGAACCGAACTTTATTGGATTTGAACACTACAAAGAAAATTTAACTGATCAGCGGATGTGGAAATCTCTTTGGAACACGAGTGTATTTACATTTATTTCTGTTCTAGCTGAACTCATTCTAGGTCTAGCGATTGCCCTCCTTATTAACAAAGCTTTCTTAGGCCGAGGGTTGATTCGAGCAAGTATTCTAATCCCATGGGCGATCCCAACAGCTGTTGCGGCCCTGATGTGGAAGTTCCTTTATGATGGTCAAAACGGTATTGTAGCAAAGCTGTTTGAAGATGTTGGTTTAATTGATCGCATGGCCATGCTTCTTACAACTGATACTGGTGCCATGTTCTCTGTTATTTTTGCCGATGTATGGAAAACGACACCTTATATGGCATTGCTATTACTAGCAGGACTGCAAACGATCCCGTCTTCTCTTTATGAAGCGGCATCGATTGATGGAGCGAATAAGTGGAAGCAGTTCGTAACAATTACCTTACCACTTTTGAAAACAAGTCTTCTCGTTGCACTCTTATTCCGAACGCTAGATGCGTTCCGTGTGTTTGATTTAATTTACGTATTAACTGGTGGAGGTCCAGCGAACTCAACCGAAACGATCTCAATGCTTGCTTATACGTTGATGTTTACGCAAACGAATTTCGGTGAAGGTTCAGCGATTTCAGTTGTTGTGTTCATCTGTGTTGCCATCATCTCTGGAATCTTCATTAAATTACTTGGTGCAGAATTAATAAACGATGGAACTGGAAAGAAATGA